A region of Silurus meridionalis isolate SWU-2019-XX chromosome 13, ASM1480568v1, whole genome shotgun sequence DNA encodes the following proteins:
- the clns1a gene encoding methylosome subunit pICln isoform X2, producing MVLLKSLPPPAEGVRHQQAETAALLDGEGLGTGTLYITEASLSWFNGSGMGFSLDYPTISLHAISRDPSAHPQEHLYVMVNKKLTDENEAEMQEKDPDDKGEEESDDEDNEEEVITEIRFVPSDKTALESMFSAMCDCQALHPDPEDADSDNEEFEGEEYEEEETGGQGDVPTFYTYEEGLSHLTAEGQATLQRLEGMLAQSVTQQFHMAGVRTDEPSAEFEDGMEVDPNSAVAGQFDDADVDH from the exons ATGGTTCTGTTAAAAAGTTTACCTCCTCCTGCTGAGGGAGTTCGGCATCAGCAGGCCGAGACCGCGGCGCTCTTAGACGGCGAAGGACTCGGGACAGGGACTCTGTACATAACCGAGGC GTCCCTGTCATGGTTCAATGGCTCAGGTATGGGCTTTTCACTGGATTATCCCACCATCAGTCTGCACGCCATCTCTCGAGACCCGAGTGCTCACCCGCAGGAGCACCTGTATGTGATGGTCAACAAAAAACTGACTG ACGAAAATGAGGCAGAGATGCAGGAGAAGGATCCAGATGACAAAGGCGAAGAGGAGAGCGATGATGAGGACAACGAAGAGGAGGTCATCACGGAGATCCGATTTGTGCCCAGCGATAAAACAGCAC TGGAGTCGATGTTTTCTGCCATGTGTGACTGCCAGGCATTGCACCCCGACCCAGAGGATGCAGACTCTGACAATGAGGAGTTTGAAGGAGAGGAATATGAAGAGGAGGAGactggtg GCCAGGGTGACGTACCCACTTTCTATACATATGAGGAGGGTTTGTCGCACCTGACTGCAGAGGGCCAGGCCACACTGCAGAGACTTGAAGGGATGCTTGCTCAGTCCGTCACGCAACAGTTTCACATGGCTGGAGTTCGCACCGATGAACCATCGGCTGAGTTTGAAG ATGGAATGGAGGTTGATCCAAATTCTGCAGTTGCTGGACAGTTTGACGATGCTGATGTTGATCATTG a
- the clns1a gene encoding methylosome subunit pICln isoform X1 — protein sequence MVLLKSLPPPAEGVRHQQAETAALLDGEGLGTGTLYITEASLSWFNGSGMGFSLDYPTISLHAISRDPSAHPQEHLYVMVNKKLTDENEAEMQEKDPDDKGEEESDDEDNEEEVITEIRFVPSDKTALESMFSAMCDCQALHPDPEDADSDNEEFEGEEYEEEETGGQGDVPTFYTYEEGLSHLTAEGQATLQRLEGMLAQSVTQQFHMAGVRTDEPSAEFEDGMEVDPNSAVAGQFDDADVDHW from the exons ATGGTTCTGTTAAAAAGTTTACCTCCTCCTGCTGAGGGAGTTCGGCATCAGCAGGCCGAGACCGCGGCGCTCTTAGACGGCGAAGGACTCGGGACAGGGACTCTGTACATAACCGAGGC GTCCCTGTCATGGTTCAATGGCTCAGGTATGGGCTTTTCACTGGATTATCCCACCATCAGTCTGCACGCCATCTCTCGAGACCCGAGTGCTCACCCGCAGGAGCACCTGTATGTGATGGTCAACAAAAAACTGACTG ACGAAAATGAGGCAGAGATGCAGGAGAAGGATCCAGATGACAAAGGCGAAGAGGAGAGCGATGATGAGGACAACGAAGAGGAGGTCATCACGGAGATCCGATTTGTGCCCAGCGATAAAACAGCAC TGGAGTCGATGTTTTCTGCCATGTGTGACTGCCAGGCATTGCACCCCGACCCAGAGGATGCAGACTCTGACAATGAGGAGTTTGAAGGAGAGGAATATGAAGAGGAGGAGactggtg GCCAGGGTGACGTACCCACTTTCTATACATATGAGGAGGGTTTGTCGCACCTGACTGCAGAGGGCCAGGCCACACTGCAGAGACTTGAAGGGATGCTTGCTCAGTCCGTCACGCAACAGTTTCACATGGCTGGAGTTCGCACCGATGAACCATCGGCTGAGTTTGAAG ATGGAATGGAGGTTGATCCAAATTCTGCAGTTGCTGGACAGTTTGACGATGCTGATGTTGATCATTGGTAA